In a single window of the Bradyrhizobium erythrophlei genome:
- a CDS encoding Bug family tripartite tricarboxylate transporter substrate binding protein: MASRRAAIGVFATGLAALLWSTGGASALDYPTRPVRFVVGYPAGGATDILARIIGQRLSERLGQQFVIENKPGAGNNIGTEAVVNAEPDGYTVLLINPANFINASLYTNLNFNFIRDIAPVATFNRVPNVMTVAPAVPAKTVAEFIAYVKANPGKVNMASSGNGTSVHMSGELFMAMSGAEMLHIPYKGAAPAITDLLGNRVQVIFDNMPSIIQHINSGALRALAVTTAERSPQLPDVPTVGETVPGYEASALFGMGAPKKTPPEIIEKLNKEINAILAEPEMKKRLVELGGEPLISTPEAFGAMIAAETEKWAKVVKFSGLKVD; encoded by the coding sequence ATGGCATCACGCCGCGCCGCGATAGGTGTTTTTGCAACCGGCCTTGCGGCCCTGCTCTGGTCGACCGGCGGCGCCTCGGCGCTGGACTATCCGACCCGGCCGGTTCGCTTCGTTGTCGGATATCCGGCCGGCGGCGCGACCGATATTCTGGCCCGCATCATCGGCCAGCGGCTTTCCGAGCGGCTGGGCCAGCAATTCGTGATCGAGAACAAGCCCGGCGCCGGCAACAACATCGGCACCGAGGCGGTGGTCAACGCCGAGCCCGATGGCTACACCGTGCTGCTGATCAATCCGGCCAACTTCATCAACGCCTCGCTTTACACCAACCTGAATTTCAACTTCATCCGCGATATCGCGCCGGTCGCGACCTTCAACCGCGTCCCGAACGTCATGACGGTCGCCCCGGCGGTGCCGGCCAAGACAGTCGCCGAGTTCATCGCCTATGTGAAGGCCAATCCGGGCAAGGTGAACATGGCGTCATCGGGCAACGGGACATCGGTGCATATGTCCGGTGAATTGTTCATGGCGATGTCGGGCGCGGAGATGCTGCACATCCCTTACAAGGGTGCGGCGCCCGCGATTACCGATCTGCTCGGCAACCGCGTCCAGGTGATCTTCGACAACATGCCTTCCATCATCCAGCACATCAACTCCGGCGCCTTGCGCGCGCTGGCGGTGACGACGGCGGAACGGTCCCCGCAATTGCCTGACGTGCCGACCGTCGGCGAGACCGTGCCGGGCTACGAGGCGAGCGCCCTGTTCGGCATGGGTGCACCCAAGAAGACGCCGCCGGAGATCATCGAAAAGCTGAACAAGGAGATCAACGCGATCCTGGCCGAGCCGGAGATGAAGAAGCGCCTGGTCGAGCTGGGCGGCGAGCCGCTGATCAGCACGCCGGAAGCCTTCGGCGCGATGATCGCGGCCGAGACCGAAAAATGGGCGAAGGTGGTCAAGTTCTCCGGCCTGAAGGTGGACTAG
- a CDS encoding VOC family protein yields the protein MAVKVNALDHIVINVSDVARSTQWYQKILGMEVRVFDPGPGKTPRTSLVFGNQKINVRPRDADKVEWFTADHETAGSDDLCFLTASTPDQVVAHLKAHGVAIEEGPVAKQGARGTLRSVYCRDPDGSLIEISSYEGEAG from the coding sequence ATGGCTGTCAAGGTCAACGCCCTCGATCATATCGTGATCAACGTCTCCGACGTGGCGCGCTCCACGCAGTGGTACCAGAAAATCCTCGGCATGGAGGTCCGGGTGTTCGATCCCGGCCCGGGCAAGACGCCGCGCACCTCGCTTGTTTTCGGCAACCAGAAGATCAACGTGCGGCCGCGCGACGCCGACAAGGTCGAGTGGTTCACGGCCGACCATGAAACCGCCGGCAGTGACGATTTGTGCTTTCTCACCGCGAGCACCCCGGACCAGGTGGTCGCGCACCTCAAGGCGCACGGCGTCGCGATCGAGGAAGGCCCGGTGGCCAAACAAGGCGCCCGCGGCACGCTGCGGTCGGTCTATTGCCGCGATCCCGACGGCAGCCTGATCGAGATTTCGTCGTATGAGGGCGAGGCGGGTTAG